A genomic segment from Micromonospora echinaurantiaca encodes:
- a CDS encoding RNA-guided endonuclease InsQ/TnpB family protein produces MQLRYNYRAYPTPGQQIELARAFGCARVVFNDGLRLRRQAREAGEKYVSDGELSRRLITEAKATPERAWLGEVSAVVLQQALADLNTAYRNFFASVTGKRKGRKVALPRFRSRKDNRQAIRFTKNARFKVLDNSRLRLPKIGDLAVRWSRTLPSDPSSVTIIKDAAGRYFASFVVQTKDEPLPETDSEVGIDLGLTHFAVLSDGTKVTAPKFLRRAARKLKRLQQDLSRKQKGSANRKKAVVKVARAHARVVDTRRDWQHKLSTTIIRENQAVYVEDLCVTGLSRTRLAKSVHDAGWASFTAMLECKAARYGRTFARVDRFFPSTRMCSDCGRINNKMALNVRSWDCPCGSHHDRDVNAAINVRAAGQADLNARGAHVRPASVPAAHREAGTHPDAARSTRSVEGISVL; encoded by the coding sequence GTGCAGCTCCGGTATAACTACCGCGCCTACCCAACGCCCGGCCAGCAGATCGAGCTGGCCCGGGCGTTCGGGTGTGCGCGGGTGGTGTTCAACGACGGCCTACGTCTGCGTCGGCAGGCCCGCGAGGCGGGCGAGAAGTACGTCTCGGACGGGGAGCTGTCGCGCCGTTTGATCACCGAGGCGAAGGCGACGCCGGAACGGGCGTGGCTGGGCGAAGTGTCGGCGGTGGTGTTGCAGCAGGCCCTGGCGGACCTGAACACCGCTTACCGCAACTTCTTCGCCTCGGTCACCGGCAAGCGCAAGGGACGTAAGGTCGCGCTGCCGCGGTTCCGGTCGCGCAAGGACAACCGGCAGGCCATCCGGTTCACGAAGAACGCCCGGTTCAAGGTGCTGGACAACAGCCGGCTCCGGCTGCCGAAGATCGGCGACCTCGCGGTCCGCTGGTCCCGCACCCTGCCGTCGGACCCATCATCCGTGACGATCATCAAGGATGCGGCCGGGCGGTACTTCGCCTCGTTCGTCGTGCAGACTAAGGACGAGCCGCTGCCCGAGACGGACTCGGAAGTCGGCATCGACCTGGGCCTGACCCACTTCGCGGTTCTCTCCGACGGCACGAAGGTGACCGCACCGAAGTTCCTGCGCCGCGCCGCCCGCAAGCTCAAGCGGTTGCAGCAAGATCTCTCCCGCAAGCAGAAAGGCTCGGCCAACCGCAAGAAGGCCGTCGTCAAGGTCGCCCGCGCTCACGCGCGGGTGGTCGACACCCGGCGAGACTGGCAGCACAAGCTGTCCACGACGATCATCCGCGAGAACCAAGCGGTGTACGTCGAGGACCTGTGTGTGACTGGTCTCAGCCGGACCCGGCTCGCCAAGTCCGTGCACGACGCGGGCTGGGCCAGTTTCACCGCGATGTTGGAGTGCAAGGCAGCCCGGTACGGGCGCACGTTCGCCCGGGTGGACCGGTTCTTCCCCTCCACCCGCATGTGCTCCGACTGCGGACGCATCAACAACAAGATGGCGCTCAACGTCCGATCGTGGGACTGCCCCTGCGGCAGCCACCACGACCGGGACGTCAATGCCGCCATCAACGTCAGGGCCGCTGGACAGGCGGACCTCAACGCCCGTGGAGCGCACGTAAGACCGGCATCCGTGCCGGCGGCGCACAGGGAAGCGGGAACCCACCCGGACGCTGCGCGGTCCACGCGCAGCGTGGAGGGAATCTCCGTCCTTTAG
- the tnpA gene encoding IS200/IS605 family transposase: MAELEGIRTGRHCVFAMHVHLVFVTKFRHKVFGDRHLSRMEQIMRDVCTDFESELVEFNGENNHVHLLVNYPPKIAVARLVNSLKGVSSRRLRQEFPDLARHYYRANKLWSGSYFAGSVGGAPLSVVKQYIEQQNRSR, translated from the coding sequence ATGGCTGAACTCGAAGGCATTCGCACTGGCAGACACTGTGTCTTCGCGATGCATGTTCACTTGGTTTTCGTTACGAAGTTCCGGCACAAGGTGTTCGGCGACCGGCACCTGTCCCGGATGGAACAGATCATGCGGGACGTGTGCACGGACTTCGAGTCCGAGCTGGTCGAGTTCAACGGCGAGAACAACCACGTACACCTGCTGGTCAACTACCCGCCCAAGATCGCTGTTGCCCGCCTGGTCAACTCCCTCAAGGGGGTGTCATCCCGCCGCCTGCGGCAGGAATTCCCCGACCTCGCACGCCACTACTACCGGGCCAACAAGCTGTGGTCGGGCTCGTACTTCGCAGGCTCCGTCGGCGGCGCACCTCTAAGCGTCGTGAAGCAGTACATCGAGCAGCAGAACCGTTCCCGTTAA
- a CDS encoding aminotransferase class I/II-fold pyridoxal phosphate-dependent enzyme yields MRGPGGRPRAEHPDGGLSVAAPADLTVVDLSTADLHPAVDDPALNSMNFLNEVAQHYPDAVSLAAGRPYEEFFDVAALHRYLDTFRRHLADDLGLTPAQVHRTLFQYGRTKGVVHHLVARNLAVDEGIGVDPEAIVVTVGCQEAMFLVLRALRTGPGDVLLAVAPTYVGLTGAARLLDLPVRPVAGGPAGVDLADLRAQVRRARADGLRPRACYLMPDFANPSGTSVGLADRRRLLALAEAEDLLLLEDNPYGLFPAGDAERVPTLKALDTGRRVVYLGSFAKTVLPGARVGYVVADQRVAGADGTVGLLADQLAKIKSMVTVNTSAIAQAVIGGALLEHGCSLVAATVRERAAYTRNLRHLVAGLARRFPADASPVRWNVPAGGFFVVVTVPFPVDDALLHRSAREYGLLWTPMAHFYDAGAPVDALRLSVSAVTPAEIDLGLDRLAALVADELARRCASGPVA; encoded by the coding sequence GTGCGCGGACCCGGCGGCCGCCCGCGAGCTGAGCACCCGGACGGTGGACTGAGCGTGGCGGCGCCGGCGGACCTGACCGTGGTCGACCTGAGCACGGCCGACCTGCATCCGGCCGTCGACGACCCGGCACTGAACTCGATGAACTTCCTCAACGAGGTGGCCCAGCACTACCCGGACGCGGTGTCGCTGGCCGCCGGCCGGCCGTACGAGGAGTTCTTCGACGTCGCCGCGCTGCACCGCTATCTGGACACGTTCCGCCGCCACCTCGCCGACGACCTCGGTCTCACCCCGGCCCAGGTGCACCGCACCCTGTTCCAGTACGGCCGGACCAAGGGCGTCGTGCACCACCTGGTGGCCCGCAACCTCGCGGTGGACGAGGGGATCGGCGTCGACCCGGAGGCGATCGTGGTGACGGTCGGCTGCCAGGAGGCGATGTTCCTGGTCCTGCGGGCGCTGCGCACCGGCCCGGGCGACGTGCTGCTCGCCGTCGCGCCCACGTACGTCGGGTTGACCGGCGCGGCCCGGCTGCTCGACCTGCCGGTGCGCCCGGTCGCCGGTGGGCCGGCCGGGGTCGACCTGGCCGACCTGCGCGCCCAGGTGCGCCGGGCCCGGGCCGACGGGCTGCGCCCGCGGGCCTGCTACCTGATGCCGGACTTCGCCAACCCGTCCGGCACGAGCGTGGGCCTGGCCGACCGGCGCCGGCTGCTGGCCCTGGCCGAGGCGGAGGACCTGCTGCTGCTGGAGGACAACCCGTACGGCCTCTTCCCGGCCGGGGACGCCGAGCGGGTGCCCACGCTCAAGGCGCTGGACACCGGCCGGCGGGTGGTCTACCTGGGGTCGTTCGCCAAGACCGTGCTGCCCGGGGCGCGGGTCGGCTACGTCGTCGCCGACCAGCGGGTTGCCGGCGCGGACGGTACGGTCGGGCTGCTCGCCGACCAGCTCGCGAAGATCAAGAGCATGGTCACCGTGAACACCTCCGCGATCGCCCAGGCGGTCATCGGCGGGGCGCTGCTGGAGCACGGGTGCAGCCTGGTCGCCGCCACCGTCCGCGAGCGGGCCGCGTACACCCGGAACCTGCGGCACCTGGTGGCCGGCCTGGCCCGGCGGTTCCCGGCGGACGCCTCGCCGGTGCGCTGGAACGTGCCGGCCGGCGGCTTCTTCGTGGTGGTGACCGTGCCGTTCCCGGTCGACGACGCGCTGCTGCACCGCTCCGCCCGCGAGTACGGGCTGCTCTGGACCCCGATGGCGCACTTCTACGACGCCGGCGCCCCGGTCGACGCGTTGCGGCTGTCGGTGAGCGCGGTGACTCCGGCCGAGATCGACCTGGGCCTGGACCGGCTGGCCGCCCTGGTCGCCGACGAGTTGGCCCGCCGCTGCGCGTCGGGACCGGTGGCCTGA
- a CDS encoding alpha-hydroxy acid oxidase, whose translation MAEDVLPKPAGPVAEPPAPACLADYAERARAVLPPEVWDYIDGGSGAEITLAANRRALDRVAVLPRVLRGVPTPRTETRLLGAPSALPVAVAPIAYQRLVHPDGELALAAAAAAAGVPYLASTLGSVPIEQVAKAGGSVWFQLYWLRDRGLVTDLLDRAHAAGCTALTVTVDVPVLGRRLRDVRNAFAVPPHVVAANLPAGRDDLAHTAMPGVSAIATHTHAVFAPALTWDDLDWLRGCTALPLVVKGILDPRDAVLAVAAGADAVVVSNHGGRQLDGAPATAAVLPEVVAAVADRCEVLMDSGIRGGMDVLRALALGANGVLVGRPMLWALAVGGQAGAEAALTLLADEFRDALALTGCADPAAARELSTRTVD comes from the coding sequence ATGGCTGAGGATGTGCTGCCGAAGCCGGCCGGGCCGGTGGCGGAGCCGCCCGCACCGGCCTGCCTGGCCGACTACGCCGAGCGGGCCCGGGCGGTGCTCCCGCCCGAGGTGTGGGACTACATCGACGGTGGCAGCGGCGCTGAGATCACCCTCGCCGCCAACCGGCGGGCGCTGGACCGGGTGGCTGTGCTGCCCCGGGTGCTGCGCGGCGTTCCCACCCCCCGTACCGAGACCCGGCTGCTCGGCGCGCCGTCCGCGCTGCCGGTGGCGGTGGCGCCGATCGCGTACCAGCGGCTGGTGCACCCGGACGGGGAGCTGGCGCTGGCCGCCGCCGCTGCCGCGGCCGGCGTGCCGTACCTGGCCAGCACGTTGGGCAGCGTGCCGATCGAGCAGGTCGCCAAGGCCGGCGGGTCGGTCTGGTTCCAGCTCTACTGGCTGCGCGACCGGGGTCTGGTCACCGACCTGCTGGACCGGGCGCACGCGGCCGGCTGCACGGCGCTCACGGTCACCGTGGACGTGCCGGTCCTCGGCCGGCGGCTGCGCGACGTGCGCAACGCGTTCGCCGTCCCGCCGCACGTGGTGGCGGCGAACCTGCCGGCCGGGCGGGACGACCTGGCGCACACCGCCATGCCGGGCGTCTCCGCCATCGCCACGCACACCCACGCGGTCTTCGCGCCCGCGCTGACCTGGGACGACCTGGACTGGCTGCGCGGGTGCACCGCGCTGCCGCTGGTGGTCAAGGGCATCCTCGATCCGCGCGACGCCGTCCTCGCGGTCGCCGCCGGCGCCGACGCGGTGGTGGTCTCCAACCACGGCGGCCGCCAGTTGGACGGCGCGCCGGCCACCGCCGCCGTGCTGCCCGAGGTGGTCGCGGCCGTCGCGGACCGCTGCGAGGTGCTGATGGACAGCGGCATCCGCGGCGGGATGGACGTGCTGCGCGCCCTGGCGCTCGGCGCGAACGGGGTGCTGGTCGGCCGGCCGATGCTCTGGGCGCTGGCCGTCGGTGGCCAGGCCGGCGCCGAGGCGGCGCTGACCCTGCTCGCCGACGAGTTCCGCGACGCGCTGGCGCTGACCGGGTGCGCGGACCCGGCGGCCGCCCGCGAGCTGAGCACCCGGACGGTGGACTGA
- a CDS encoding alpha/beta hydrolase: MSLHPQVAAYRAARAAAGTPPLYSQTLAEARAADLAAIRAGGGAVEPVAEVRDTHVPGPACDLPVRVYRPAGPGALPTLVYFFGGGWTLGSIDTADGICRRLANAVPCQVVTVGYRLAPEHPFPAAVHDCHAATRWLAAHPREFGLDPARLAVGGDSAGGNLAAAVTLLARARSGPRLAAQLLVYPNTDQTAVAAGDDDPLLFNRHSVDWYRRHYLPDPDAAHDPLASPLLAPDLTGLPPALVVTAEHDPLRDEGERYAHQLRAAGVPTTLTRYPGMIHGFFAMPGVFDDGRHAQDEAAAFLRGRFGLTGTDPDAVPAGRGTNDG, translated from the coding sequence GTGAGCCTCCACCCGCAGGTGGCGGCGTACCGGGCGGCGCGCGCCGCGGCCGGCACCCCACCGCTGTACAGCCAGACCCTGGCCGAGGCCCGCGCCGCCGACCTGGCCGCGATCCGGGCCGGCGGCGGCGCGGTCGAGCCGGTCGCCGAGGTCCGCGACACGCACGTCCCCGGCCCGGCCTGCGACCTGCCGGTACGGGTCTACCGGCCGGCCGGCCCCGGCGCGCTGCCCACCCTGGTCTACTTCTTCGGCGGCGGCTGGACGCTGGGCAGCATCGACACCGCCGACGGCATCTGCCGGCGGCTGGCCAACGCGGTGCCCTGCCAGGTGGTCACCGTCGGCTACCGGCTCGCCCCGGAGCACCCCTTTCCAGCTGCCGTGCACGACTGCCACGCGGCCACCCGGTGGCTCGCCGCGCACCCGCGCGAGTTCGGCCTGGATCCGGCGCGGCTGGCGGTAGGCGGCGACAGCGCCGGCGGCAACCTCGCCGCCGCGGTCACCCTGCTGGCCCGGGCCCGGAGTGGGCCCCGGCTCGCCGCGCAACTGCTGGTCTACCCGAACACCGACCAGACCGCGGTGGCCGCCGGCGACGACGACCCGCTGCTGTTCAACCGCCACTCGGTCGACTGGTACCGCCGGCACTACCTGCCCGACCCGGACGCCGCCCACGACCCGCTGGCCTCGCCGCTGCTCGCGCCGGACCTGACCGGCCTGCCGCCCGCCCTGGTCGTCACCGCCGAGCACGATCCGCTGCGCGACGAGGGCGAGCGGTACGCGCACCAGCTGCGCGCCGCCGGGGTGCCGACCACCCTCACCCGCTACCCCGGGATGATCCACGGCTTCTTCGCCATGCCCGGCGTCTTCGACGACGGCCGGCACGCCCAGGACGAGGCCGCCGCGTTCCTGCGCGGGCGGTTCGGGTTGACTGGCACCGACCCGGATGCGGTGCCGGCGGGAAGGGGGACCAACGATGGCTGA